NNNNNNNNNNNNNNNNNNNNNNNNNNNNNNNNNNNNNNNNNNNNNNNNNNNNNNNNNNNNNNNNNNNNNNNNNNNNNNNNNNNNNNNNNNNNNNNNNNNNNNNNNNNNNNNNNNNNNNNNNNNNNNNNNNNNNNNNNNNNNNNNNNNNNNNNNNNNNNNNNNNNNNNNNNNNNNNNNNNNNNNNNNNNNNNNNNNNNNNNNNNNNNNNNNNNNNNNNNNNNNNNNNNNNNNNNNNNNNNNNNNNNNNNNNNNNNNNNNNNNNNNNNNNNNNNNNNNNNNNNNNNNNNNNNNNNNNNNNNNNNNNNNNNNNNNNNNNNNNNNNNNNNNNNNNNNNNNNNNNNNNNNNNNNNNNNNNNNNNNNNNNNNNNNNNNNNNNNNNNNNNNNNNNNNNNNNNNNNNNNNNNNNNNNNNNNNNNNNNNNNNNNNNNNNNNNNNNNNNNNNNNNNNNNNNNNNNNNNNNNNNNNNNNNNNNNNNNNNNNNNNNNNNNNNNNNNNNNNNNNNNNNNNNNNNNNNNNNNNNNNNNNNNNNNNNNNNNNNNNNNNNNNNNNNNNNNNNNNNNNNNNNNNNNNNNNNNNNNNNNNNNNNNNNNNNNNNNNNNNNNNNNNNNNNNNNNNNNNNNNNNNNNNNNNNNNNNNNNNNNNNNNNNNNNNNNNNNNNNNNNNNNNNNNNNNNNNNNNNNNNNNNNNNNNNNNNNNNNNNNNNNNNNNNNNNNNNNNNNNNNNNNNNNNNNNNNNNNNNNNNNNNNNNNNNNNNNNNNNNNNNNNNNNNNNNNNNNNNNNNNNNNNNNNNNNNNNNNNNNNNNNNNNNNNNNNNNNNNNNNNNNNNNNNNNNNNNNNNNNNNNNNNNNNNNNNNNNNNNNNNNNNNNNNNNNNNNNNNNNNNNNNNNNNNNNNNNNNNNNNNNNNNNNNNNNNNNNNNNNNNNNNNNNNNNNNNNNNNNNNNNNNNNNNNNNNNNNNNNNNNNNNNNNNNNNNNNNNNNNNNNNNNNNNNNNNNNNNNNNNNNNNNNNNNNNNNNNNNNNNNNNNNNNNNNNNNNNNNNNNNNNNNNNNNNNNNNNNNNNNNNNNNNNNNNNNNNNNNNNNNNNNNNNNNNNNNNNNNNNNNNNNNNNNNNNNNNNNNNNNNNNNNNNNNNNNNNNNNNNNNNNNNNNNNNNNNNNNNNNNNNNNNNNNNNNNNNNNNNNNNNNNNNNNNNNNNNNNNNNNNNNNNNNNNNNNNNNNNNNNNNNNNNNNNNNNNNNNNNNNNNNNNNNNNNNNNNNNNNNNNNNNNNNNNNNNNNNNNNNNNNNNNNNNNNNNNNNNNNNNNNNNNNNNNNNNNNNNNNNNNNNNNNNNNNNNNNNNNNNNNNNNNNNNNNNNNNNNNNNNNNNNNNNNNNNNNNNNNNNNNNNNNNNNNNNNNNNNNNNNNNNNNNNNNNNNNNNNNNNNNNNNNNNNNNNNNNNNNNNNNNNNNNNNNNNNNNNNNNNNNNNNNNNNNNNNNNNNNNNNNNNNNNNNNNNNNNNNNNNNNNNNNNNNNNNNNNNNNNNNNNNNNNNNNNNNNNNNNNNNNNNNNNNNNNNNNNNNNNNNNNNNNNNNNNNNNNNNNNNNNNNNNNNNNNNNNNNNNNNNNNNNNNNNNNNNNNNNNNNNNNNNNNNNNNNNNNNNNNNNNNNNNNNNNNNNNNNNNNNNNNNNNNNNNNNNNNNNNNNNNNNNNNNNNNNNNNNNNNNNNNNNNNNNNNNNNNNNNNNNNNNNNNNNNNNNNNNNNNNNNNNNNNNNNNNNNNNNNNNNNNNNNNNNNNNNNNNNNNNNNNNNNNNNNNNNNNNNNNNNNNNNNNNNNNNNNNNNNNNNNNNNNNNNNNNNNNNNNNNNNNNNNNNNNNNNNNNNNNNNNNNNNNNNNNNNNNNNNNNNNNNNNNNNNNNNNNNNNNNNNNNNNNNNNNNNNNNNNNNNNNNNNNNNNNNNNNNNNNNNNNNNNNNNNNNNNNNNNNNNNNNNNNNNNNNNNNNNNNNNNNNNNNNNNNNNNNNNNNNNNNNNNNNNNNNNNNNNNNNNNNNNNNNNNNNNNNNNNNNNNNNNNNNNNNNNNNNNNNNNNNNNNNNNNNNNNNNNNNNNNNNNNNNNNNNNNNNNNNNNNNNNNNNNNNNNNNNNNNNNNNNNNNNNNNNNNNNNNNNNNNNNNNNNNNNNNNNNNNNNNNNNNNNNNNNNNNNNNNNNNNNNNNNNNNNNNNNNNNNNNNNNNNNNNNNNNNNNNNNNNNNNNNNNNNNNNNNNNNNNNNNNNNNNNNNNNNNNNNNNNNNNNNNNNNNNNNNNNNNNNNNNNNNNNNNNNNNNNNNNNNNNNNNNNNNNNNNNNNNNNNNNNNNNNNNNNNNNNNNNNNNNNNNNNNNNNNNNNNNNNNNNNNNNNNNNNNNNNNNNNNNNNNNNNNNNNNNNNNNNNNNNNNNNNNNNNNNNNNNTAATAtagacattcagtgaaattttcaaatatctacagtcattcgtttttaattacaataaaataagaatttgtcacatgagaaatcgagcgaatatcaaatgttgtaaaaatatgaatttcaaacgctcataaaaatttaatttgagtttcttatagacatttttttttggtaaagatagattatccctataaagaatcttgtattacattttaaaatattagttgtaaaaagaaaaatttttacgaattattaactcaaaataatttgctaattttcgtgatttttacttattttgtcaatttttgaactttaaatgctaattaaaaaaaactgtgactaaagatttttaatatttttcaaatgtcattctaacaatatagtaggagccttgtattaaattttcaagtatttttactcaacaaataaagttttattgacattcatagaaataaaaactaattaaattggtaactgaaattgtccgtaaacagctcaaaacaaatctaaatattttgaaaattttatcatgtatagaaaattgaaatataaacaaccagtgaaaatttcatgtatctatagtcattcgttttaaagttacaccaaaaaccaaaatcaattttctcgaaaacagattttgcgtaaaaattcccgtttttccttaatttttcttttgtttttcacggcgcttttgaaaactattggaaaaattttacttttgacccccaaaagtaccaactagattcactttcctatcagaaaaggtactgttgaaaaaacacacatcattgtaaaatcaatacattcatcgttccactcagaatctaaaacgcaCCACGTGTAATACCTCGTGTATGGGCGATGTGATATTATGTCgtttcagtggcgtatttaggaattttgatggGGAGGGggcatgaaatatataataataggtacattcaataaatattaaatacgaatataatatacatttttaaaatcccctaACTTGTTGAGATTAGTGTGGATCAATTTAGTGtggatcaattaaaaaaatttcatatttcattttttggaaaagtgtaaagtgtaaatcaaaaaatcaaaaaggtgggtaagtggatgtcgctctgctgtacagtagattacaagtgggtcactgtataatggatggtattaaatttgaattcaataatatataatatcattgtataagaaaaacgattctgagcggagacggtatgtcggtcttggtataaactataagacataatattatataggtagtctatggtattaaaaaaaaattgacttttaatataggtacttataatgaattccaaattaatcatatcacaatatctattaggtacttataacgcgttatacatcaacaacaaaccgtgatagtgtgatactatcatagatatataatattatactttagaagtttcaagtacccacgaataatattatacaatcataacaaaataattaaaatagttattctaggttttataatatgtaatttcgtctaaatttgaaattaaaatgactataaaaataaactgtgttaatgtattttttagattttttggtaacagaattaactacttacatggaatcttgttttaaattttcatgccttaggtataaaatttgaacattttataaatttttaactacaaaataattattcaattttaaatttcataaattttgtcaaaattcgatctttaaatgcttataaaaaaaattgtgcctatgtatttttaatatttttcaactgctgttgtaacaatatttcaggagcctcgtattaatttttatactttttgtcccaacagataaaactttattgatatttatagaaaaaaaaaatataaaaatagaaactgaaaatgttcgtaaacagctcaaaacaaatcaaaatatttgaaatatgttatgGTACACagaaaatgcaaacataaacattcagataaaattgtatatacctacggtaatttgtcttaaagttgtaccaaaaaaccaaaatcgaagaCATCCTGTACACTCAAAACTGCACCTATCAGCTGGTTTTATTGTTCACTATTTTGTGCACAAACGAGTTgtcgtaaatataaaatatatattattatgtgcgcaAACGAGTCTCCACCACATAGACAATGAATGTATATCATTGAAATaacatttaacacatccattacagtgacccattatagtattatacgtctatacagcagagcggtacccacatTTGCCCTTATTTATCTTTTacttttgatccaatttgcaaTCAGAAACCACAATACCATACCATCATCTATTTGCTACTTCAAAACGTAATAAACAATTGAACACAATATATCATTGCAGAACCGATATATTCTTCGCTTCgctgagaataaaaaaaaaaccaagaataaatatttagtaggtatcaataatttactattaatttaagaCAGTACATTTTATCACTAAATAAATTCTACGTCAACTGAGACTTGTCCACGGAAGTACGGTACTCAACTATGTGTTTATTTGGACGCAGAAAACCTGCTTGAAAATTAGTCTTCGTtgtgttaactataataaaaaaaatcagtattatttCTAATGGGTAAtagccacggactaagatatacttagtatatccgttagtatatcttagtccgtggtaataGCTTATAACATGGTTTATATTTCCCGCCATTGGTAAAGAGAAATATTTGTGCTTTTTAAATTAGGTTGTTCACACTGTGACAAGCGTCCGCGTCATACAACATCAACCGTCCACCATTTTGCTGTACCGCACACAGACGCCTACGTTCCGACTTCGAGTTATTGACTCGTTTTACCGAAACTCCGTCTGGCGAGTGTGACTTCCATTTTTGTTTGTGAATTTCAGTCTTTATAAcatcaattatttttctaataaattaatcttaGGAACACTTGTTTTACATTGTTGATTTCAGTTGACTATATTACCGTTTTATTTGCATTACTTTTTCTGATTTTGTTCGTATTACGAGTTTCCTCATCAATCATGGGATCTGACGTAAGTAAAGCTAACCTACCTTATTCGAATCAATagcattaattgttttatcacttTTTTACACacatgtatgtacctacttaatactttaaaaaacgCATACACGAAATATTTGTATATCAACCATAaccaatgtttttattttactgtaggAACCAGAACAATACAGAAAATTATTCATTGGTGGCTTAAACTACACAACAACTAATGATTCACTCAAAGAATTTTTTGAGCAATGGGGTGAAATTGTAGATGTCGTTGTCATGAAAGACCCTCAAACCAAAAGGTAACCAATTTTTTCCTTTGTTTAATACTTGAACtagttattaatcattttaatgtcCATACATTTAGATCTAGAGGATTTGGATTTATTACATATTCTCAATCATCTATGGTTGATCAAGCCATGTCAAACAGGCCTCATAAAATTGATGGTCGTGAAGTGGAAACTAAACGAGCTGTACCGCGTGACGTATGACATTTAcatccaatatttttttcttatatgttacatgcaattaaaaaaaaataaacagtgcattttttaaattaattttactgaaGTATGATAAAactactattttgaatttttctttattttaactcaacaaaaatgagtataaatgtttattgttatacttaaaaatattttatttttatgatcttAGGATATTGATAAACCAGATATTGCAGCTACTGTAAAGAAAATGTTTGTTTCTGGTATAAAAGAACAATCGGAAAATGATCTTCTtgaatattttggaaaattcgGCAATATCACTAATGTAACAATAGTAACTGATAAAGATTCTGGTCAAAGAAAAGGATTTGGATTTATTGAGTATGATGATACCGATTCAGTTGACAAAGCTGTTTGTGagttacattattacaaattaaaatgtattcttaaaattaaaacatgtttGTTGAAATTTAGTGATAAAAAGTCACCAAGTTGCTGGAGGAAAATTGGATGTGAAAAAAGCTATTAGTCGTAGTGATGGCGCTGGTGGTGGCAGAGGTGGCCGTGGTGGTCGCGGAGGTGGTGGAGGAGGCGGTGGTAATAGAAGTAGCTGGGGAGGAAATCCACGAAACGAACAATGGGGAGGACATCATAAcagtaaatatgaatatatatttatttaaaactatattttacatacattcaatatttaattgtattcatgGATTTCAAGTTTACCTTTTTAcattaagaggctgtcagcgcactatttgttttcactctctggctcacacgcaacatagacaaaatgcatttacgcaaaatcattttttctatgtgtttaagtaatcttagagtaacgtcacccatgacaaaaaagatagagaataatacttttgagggaatgacatatcgatttgtctaaatattggctcaaaacaatttaaacatcatttaaattttcaacatttttttatttgttttgaaagtcgaatacaaagtcaaataataataaaatataaaatcgatatgtcattccctcaaaaatattattctctatcttttttgtaataggtgactttactgtAAGATTACATACTTTAATGcattgaaaaaatgattttgttctTGCGTTTTGTCAAtattgcgcgtgggccagagagagaaaacgaatagtgcgctaacatcctcttaatctatattaaaaaataaatacctacataatacccttttgataattaatatttcttagtGCTTGCTGATTAGTATctaattaaaattctaaaaaaaaaaaatggctctcctatacagtataatatataatatgaaatgttctattttttaaaatgttaaatataatttttacaaaaaaactatAGTGTGATTTACTGTCTTTAGCACGTATATGATatgatacttataaatatttgatccttttttatttttgtccatTAGGATCAAATGGCGGCGGTGGAGGATATGGAAATTCTGGAATGGGAGGAGGATATGGCTCTGGCGGAGGCGGTGGTGGGTATGGCGGTAGTGCAGGTGGTTACAATTCTAATTCTGGCGGAGCCTGGCAAGGCGGCGGTGGTgctcctcaaagttggggtaACAATAATCCAGCATGGGGCAACCAAGGAGGTGGCGGTGATAGTTGGGGAGGCTCACAACAACCtagtaagtttaataattatattttctaaatattttatttttgtctaattTTGATGAATGATGTAGGTAACAACTGGGGTCCAAATCAAAGTtatggcggtggtggtggtggcccGATGAGGTCAAATTATACCTCTAATAATCGTACTACACCTTATGGAAACCCAGGtagttgtatttaatatattgattcaTTTATACCTGTTTGttcacaaaatttaattttgccatttttctttatttaggAGCTGGTAATGTAAATGCAGGTAACGCTGGCTATGGTCAAAATCCTGGTCGACGGTATTAACTCATCACTTTCAACTAAaggtaaaaaaagttaaaactattaacaaaaatgtcaccccaatttattttataatgtatatattatatatttaggattctaatttaaaatggttttttattttttgaaaattgttaggCAGGATCCGAGGAGGCAGTCTGTTAGGCAGTATAAACCAAAATAGGAAACTCGTACCGGTTAtttctatgtattatttaaaaccgTTCATGAGTTGGGTATTAATGACACAAGAGCCAGTCATTTGAAATACATTCTCATCCTCGTCTACTGCACAttcagtttattaaatttatctaataagtacaataatgaCGTGTTTTGTATTggtaatatactttttatatttctcAACTATATctttcttttgtattttttaattgaagcTTACCTAAgtatttgacatattttcaGCAATTTTGTATAAGAGGAAATTGTGTTTTCACAGTTTTTTATTATGACAGTAAATTAGGATATAGGTtacttaatgttataaataatttcattaatgttAGTCTTAATAAATATGTAGAATATTCAGAATGATTGATTTGGTTTTTAACTAGTCTTTTgattcatacaaattaaaaggttattagtattttttatttatacttaattattttaaatggacTTATTCAATagcattgttatattttttcttacaatAAAGATAACAATCTTAATAACAATGAACtatgcaaatatttatttatgaaattatattattaatgtgggcatttgtataatatgtttaacattaaattttaattatttcagtttGTGTCTTggtttatttaactttttttagttaattgttTTGTGCTTTAAATACACAATCTATGAATAAtccttgaaattattttaaactcctATATTGCTTCCATTAATTTAGCTTCTAAatgtaaatacacattttttgaatataaaattacataggtaacAATACTTATtctgtttctatattatataggtaaggtatgcattttaaatatctattagttagtaaataataatgtatacatgaattgtatctttatataatatactatatcaatatattttatatattttcttccggtgtccatttttttaaaataatggcttgatattttatcatttgttaGAAAGTTGGTATCCAGTAGGCTTagcaagaaaaaattaaaaatagtattcaattgcgtaatgattaaaaaaaaatgacataagATATCAAGCAATTtaagttaattagttttaagcTCCTAGACATTATACTCAGTCTCAAAAGAGAACAATTACTTTTTGGCTTTTGCACATGGTGAATGATGCATTTGGCATGTCAATAACCACTTGATCTCGTTAATACCAGGTTTGTAGAAGATGCGCAACACTATAAAAAATTGGTCAGCTGACTATTCTCTTTTGTGACTGAGTATAGATAGATACAAATGTCAATTTTAGACATCATATCCAAAACTTTGttgatgtaaatttaaaaattctgtaTATTGAGtattgtgaaattttttttaatggttaagAACatgaagaaaaattatttttaagttttttctatttactatacatttttaaacatagaaacataatatagcatTACTTCCAGAACTAAATGTTTTTtcctgtttaatttttttttttctttgaaaatgttagttaatCTAAGTTATTAGTCTCACAACAAATCTACTGTTAATCAGTATTTTGATTCACCGGTaagcattttaatttgaatataattaatgctATCTAatggtatacattttaacatattttatgtgcaagttattgaaaaacaacgaaattgaattttaattaggtTTATTAGAAATGATTTATAGGAATGTTAGCCTGTTAGGGCTTAAGCTGTCAGCAAATGCATTTAAAGCTTTCGTCAATCCACATAGGTGATTCAATTTAGGGCAGCAAACCTCGATTGTCAATCGTAGGTAGGTCATCCAAATACTAAAGGTAAACTGTTTATTTTCCTGTAGGGTTTGTTATATAAACGCTAATGTTTCTTACCCAAATTGATTCGTATTTAGCAACAAATTTTggaattattttgcattttcttataaaaaaaaatcttttaagaTTCATGAACCtaggtagttatttttaaatatatagtttatgtttaaaattatcaatattaacaaTGACGACTTGAAACACCAAAATTTGTTGCATATTAGGGGAtctaaagatattttttctattttttttttttaaattgagaatcctgtttttttttatactagaatgttttttttttattaggaagGAATCATGACTGACCATTGATGAATTTTACCaagaatgttaatatttttgacgtTGAGCGCTGTTACTGAAAGAAAGTAAGGATTGTTTGGTTATTAATTGTAGTgtgcatttaatttaaaaactaatgttaaaaatgttacaatataaaattgttggtaACTAAATTCACTAtgaaatttctttaaaattaaaaccattataGGTCCTAAAtctaacattaataataacctAGATTTTATTTGTGCTgagagaataaataaaaataaggccAATTTATTTTAAGGGTGTGATCTAACCAAACCGAATACAAAACGTTTGCCATCTGAGGTTACTCTTATATGAGCTATGAGTATATATAttcctattttttaaattatataatttattcacattTAGTATCAATAAACCATGAGTGctctttaatattttcattttcatctacttacctgatttttatttatataaactcaATAAATAGCGAGTTACTTTAAATCAAATCAAAGTTttgttaacttataaataatttaacaatataattattattgatgatgcaTATTGCATCCACATacacatttactttttattatattaaaccttATTACTggctatttataattaaaaaaaaaaaaaaataggaaaactattagcttttttaaacattttctttcaACTAACAACTTAACTTGTTAATTAAAAGTTATCATTAACTTGAATTCATTTTGCCAACATTCAATTTTGaagttataagcatttttaatttatacatattatacatccataacttgttaaaaaattcaactattgtaataatccaacatacaaacacagataatgtttttaccatttAGTTTCATACTAGGCCAATTCACACTAGTTTTTAAACttacggagctaaacgtgatcacCTGAGCGTAATTTGCTTTGTTACACTCTAGTAAGacagacaacacatgcaggagTTACATCCTTTTAAGCATTAATATCACTACTCCATTTGTTCACTCTTATCTTGTTTAGAatatggtattaatattataaaatatataatgggaATGTTGACTTGagtttaaattcatatattgtGTCACTCTTTtccaaaattgaatttttaagttatgataaaatacatttttatgttttatatttttcagatcTACAAGATttccaaacataatattgatatggAATAGTCACATATAGACTCGTACTGAAGTCTGAGTCCGATACCGGTCGGTACGTATTACTATTGCCATACTTCAATATTCTCCTTGACAATCTTGGTACATTCCATGTACTTGTCGAACCAAGACtaagaaaccaaaaaaaaatttaaatgtttatgggACTTAAGAAGATCTTGCCACCAAGTTGTATTGATAATTATACATTGAATGTGATAAAATCTcgtttaattatgatttatgacaaattaattactttatttaatctttaattatGACTAATTAATAGATTTGTaggttcttaaataaaaaagtttaaaatatgattctaATGTTCTAAAAccttaaaatatggtttttattacttcaagtaatttaaacattaatactaGGAACCAGTTACAATTATAACACactatgtttaaatttacattaatatttacattatttgttgtacataatgtataataatatgctcaaatttgaaaataattattgcacagtttcttaggtaaattatttaattgtatagtcgCGTTTTAAACAATACTTATTTAGTGAAatcaaatagaataaaaaattataaaaaggtaaattatttttaaattagaaacttgtgcaacaataatttttgaactcaggaataaatatgacatttttatggacaaaacaaataatacattataatgttatattcttaaatatgaaataaaaatctgaaaattatcctccaaaataaattttctacgAATTCTATGCTGACAAGTCCACATTTGTCACCTCTGTTGATCTGCATAACCGTTAACAAGCACTTATAAAAACCTAATAATCCAATctctaattataaaattacatattgtggTGCAACCTCTATTTTCTATTTCTTTACAATGATCTAAGGTACTGCAATATTAATTTCAGGTCTACAGTTCtgatgtaatttaataatatcatgtaatcatttttttttagattggtGGCATTTGGAAAATTACTTTGAagtgaagatttttttttttaagaagaacAAATTGacttgttaattttaattgagaGTAATATAAAAACTTCTTTTTCAATCCTctagtttttactttattaattattcctctagtgttaaattaattatgtgaaCATTATTAACACATTGATCGCCGGCAGTCACATGATATGCATCATCAGTACGCCAAGTACATTTTTCAGTGTCgttcaaaatatgtatgttatactatgtatttgaaaaaagcttaacaatacatttattacatcaaaaaaattgtaatgattcCCGCTACGCCACGGCACTTTTTTGGGTGCATTATTGTAGCGCTatggaaaagttaataatataaaaccatattaatttATGGCCGCTGGTGGTCATGTGGCGTGGTAGTAACTGTGGCCACCGGCGGtcacaaaaacatacaatttgaaatttacaaatataaataaataaacatccgtgtgtttatttatttatttatatatgtccatagtccatagcaaccattaataaacaaaaatgtctcttaaattacatattttttattacctatattgatttttttcactcCCTATTTCACTAATACACGGGCCCAATTACTtatgaaagaagtttt
This portion of the Acyrthosiphon pisum isolate AL4f chromosome A1, pea_aphid_22Mar2018_4r6ur, whole genome shotgun sequence genome encodes:
- the LOC100162512 gene encoding heterogeneous nuclear ribonucleoprotein 87F isoform X1, which translates into the protein MGSDEPEQYRKLFIGGLNYTTTNDSLKEFFEQWGEIVDVVVMKDPQTKRSRGFGFITYSQSSMVDQAMSNRPHKIDGREVETKRAVPRDDIDKPDIAATVKKMFVSGIKEQSENDLLEYFGKFGNITNVTIVTDKDSGQRKGFGFIEYDDTDSVDKAVLIKSHQVAGGKLDVKKAISRSDGAGGGRGGRGGRGGGGGGGGNRSSWGGNPRNEQWGGHHNRSNGGGGGYGNSGMGGGYGSGGGGGGYGGSAGGYNSNSGGAWQGGGGAPQSWGNNNPAWGNQGGGGDSWGGSQQPSNNWGPNQSYGGGGGGPMRSNYTSNNRTTPYGNPGRAGNVNAGNAGYGQNPGRRY
- the LOC100162512 gene encoding heterogeneous nuclear ribonucleoprotein 87F isoform X2; the protein is MGSDEPEQYRKLFIGGLNYTTTNDSLKEFFEQWGEIVDVVVMKDPQTKRSRGFGFITYSQSSMVDQAMSNRPHKIDGREVETKRAVPRDDIDKPDIAATVKKMFVSGIKEQSENDLLEYFGKFGNITNVTIVTDKDSGQRKGFGFIEYDDTDSVDKAVLIKSHQVAGGKLDVKKAISRSDGAGGGRGGRGGRGGGGGGGGNRSSWGGNPRNEQWGGHHNRSNGGGGGYGNSGMGGGYGSGGGGGGYGGSAGGYNSNSGGAWQGGGGAPQSWGNNNPAWGNQGGGGDSWGGSQQPSNNWGPNQSYGGGGGGPMRSNYTSNNRTTPYGNPGAGNVNAGNAGYGQNPGRRY